The genomic interval acgttataggagctaggaacttttccctagctggtgtccatatagatggtgagggtatcatgtcttggcagaggggggcacagcaccagcccgacccAGATGTCCAGCAGGAGGAGACAGAGCAGGATGAGTTTTTTCTCACACTGTTTCCTGACGAGGCCCCAGCACCAGCTCGAGCCccacgtcccgctcctcgcactctagccgatcgagtatccgAACTAGAGAGAGCCATGTCAAGTCTCCAGCAAGAGTCCTCCGAGTTTCACcgagacatacggcgagaggtctccgacctacgacgagaggtgcgacaggaggtctccaATCTACGATGAGATGTGCGtcaggagatctccgacctgtGACGAGACCTACGAGAGGATGACTAGACCCGACATACTGAGCTGTTGGCACTACTTCGTTctctgggttccggaccacctccttcATCATCTCAATAGTTATGTTTGTTATATAGTTCTGTTATGACTCTATTACAACTCTTGTAGTACATCTTGATCTATTGATTATCATTTCAGACTTGATTGATTCTGCTTTAATTTAATAGATTAAgatcattaaaatttaaaatgctTTCAAAATGAGTGTTTTAAATCctaggttaaaattattttatttttcaaaactttcctatttgtagaatttcaaaaagatttttagcCTTAGATTAGGCcaatcccttagaaatcatgttcccctaggattagcatttgagcatctcaccaacaccctaggtttatcTTGTTTGTGATTcgcaaacatagaaaggggtgagatgcataggcagattgtctggacttaagatgcttatttcagtgcattgacataagtctaggcgttaaatacaaaacagacattgatcaagttaagttattcagtttagtcaaacactaactgattacaatgcacttaacttgactaatcaagtgaaagctgctatcttctgatagtcagtaagtacctaattggttagacagctattttgaatgtcaggattagggggaggattaaatcaacctaCTTTCACAAttagcaccaaaattattttctccactttaaaaataatgtcttttcttaaattttttttatcagttttaaAAGATTGAATTTTATAAACcaaggttttgaaaattgaagattttacaaacttaatgttgaaaattcttaatcagttttgaaaagtagatttttcaaacttagtgttgaaatttttttttaaacttatgtttgaatattttttaactctattttaaaaaaaaaaattagcttttacaaaactaaggacttaaattggatcttataaactaagattttgaaaattgaaaactcaattttaattagttttgaaaagtttttcttgatcttgaaactttggtcttaaaaactcatgtttgaaaatttaatttcttgaaatttgaaacttaaacacttatgtttgaaaactagactataaaattaaacttaaacttaacttccctaaacttatacttgaatattagcttttaaaaactttctctttGAGTTGGCAAATTCATCTAATCTTGCAAAaactatctttaaaaaattactcaaaatatactaagttatgttgctaaattaagtatttttcaaaacttagttatgttaCAAAAGTTAAGTTACTACATGgtgaaatttaaaactcccccaagttaacttaacatcatttctttaatttttacTTTGTCTGTACTCTGTATTGTTGCTTACTTGacttatgtccttatttgatgaatgtcaaagggggagggataggtggttaagttagagcaaacaaaatgtcaaagttaaaaactaacttaaaccttaaaaatcatgctggttttgttacttgcatattttttcactaacttaaccaagttgtcattccataaaaaagggggagattattggtgcggttagcactaacggtctaactcaggttttgatgaatgacaaattaggttaagttaggtttgtcgttatctaacactcttaccgagtgtgcaggcgaagtccagatagatcgacgggctgaccggatgcctggcacgaagtccaagcgggtcgacgagctgaccggacgcttggcacgaagtccaaatgggtcgacgggctgaccggacatttggcacgaagtccaagcgagtcgacgggctgaccggacgcttggcacgtagtccagctaggtcgacgggctgaccggatagttggcgagaagtccagacgagtcgaagggctgaccggacgtctggcaggtgagtaaaggtaagtcactggaagggagtgactgtgaggacgcgttcccgggaagggaacattaggcgtcgatccggcttagatccatttcggatatctaagtcgagatcgtgactagattccggtctcggaaagatggaatctaagtcatactcgtTTATGTTGAACtaataaactgtgctaacactttgttttgcaggaaattcattatatttgcctcggactaaccttgtcttgcaggagaaggactttctctggagaaaggtggtctgggcgcccggaagggatccgggcgcccgaaggcaAAAGTTATCCAGGACGCAGCTTtaacacgtggagctcgctggttgggactaCCACGttacaccagggcgcccggaagagatccggggcgccccgagcctcctatataaggagggtcaaaggcggagctcaaaacaacaactcagaattgaagaactgctctcttgtgctcctgcaaCGCTGCGATCTCTGACAAGTTTTCTTTCTCTGCTCCATTTCTTTTCATTGTCGGTATTTATTTTTCtagcattcttgtacttaactgTTTGTAATCGAATAttcaaattgctagtggattgttcaacgaaagcacccttgtgtgcgggccttggagcaGGAGTCGCCAAAgggtccgaaccaagtaaaattggttcttgtgttagcattgttctgacTTTGTCTTTTTCGCTGCGCTTACTCCTTTCGAAatttttataatcgatattcacacccctcctctatcgaacgatcacgatccaacaaaacTTGCCAATTGTCAaacatttgatccaaaattttcaattttaagtaTTATGTTTCTTTTTGTTGGAGCAATGATTGTGTTCAAGAACTTTCTTGGCAAACTTAATTTGTAGAAGGTGATTCATTTCTCGaactctcaatccctccatttcAATATATTTCCTTTCAAGAGGCGGCTAGCTTCTCCATCATGGTTTATGGAGCCTGTCTATTGCCTACTAAATGGCATGACTCAGTTTGTTCCTTTTCCCTTGAAAACACAAGGGTGTCCTTTACACATTCAAAACATTAAATCCTTGTTCTAAGGTTAGTTTGAAATTTTTGTTCTCACAAAATAGTCGTAAACAAATGTCGACGAAGTAATTGTTAGTTTGTCACATGAGGTCTAAGGGTCGAACCTCGGGACTGATGGGACGTAAATCCCTGCAACCCTCCATTACCATGATTTATCTCATTCATATTGATTCTAAAAAAGATTGACAGGGATGCTGAGATGAACATAATCATTTTTTATCGCGTGATCCGATTAGCACGGTCTAGTTTGACATACACACACGAGAATAAATATCAGAGTGCCGAAGTTGTTTTCTGCGAGGCCCGTTTCAATACTTAAGTCAGAAAGAAAGTGGACAATTAGTATAGAGTTAGAAAATCCTTTAATGATAAATAtaccttagggtgcgtttggttcaagtcatcatgtataaccttggttatgtgattaccaggtaatcacataaccaaggttatagggaataaaacataaccaaatgttgtttggttcaacttaagtaatacaacaaaaacttgtttgtttgaaggttttaatgaataccctactttaatattttaccgtattaccctcagttacaaaactaactatacataatattattattattattattatttattttttaatgtttttttacttttctttttcttgtatattttttatttttttatgtgtttttttattttttaatgtttttatatttttatattatttatattttttatttttttacattttttaaaatttttaaaatttttaaattttttaaaaaaatttaaatttttaatttttaaattttttttaaatttttataattttttttaaaaatttttaaaatttttaaatttttttaacatttttaaaatttttattatttttttttaaaaataaatttttaaattttttaaaacatttttttatatttttttacattttttctctttttttcatgttttttcttatcggagggtatttttggtaaaaaaaattcgttaaccccggaatcaagaaaaaccttagttttctgaggttttccgattcagggctgcatgacccttttgctgacgtgtcgggcatgaaacattacttgggaatcatcgaatacctaaaccaaacaaggtttttgttgataaccttagatggataaccaaggttatcaagaataaccccgaaccaaacgcatccTTAGAGTATCTGAGAGATACCTGCAAAGATGATGGCCATAATCTTTAAGAAATTATGAACCATTCAATTGTTCAACTATTGATTTTAGTTGCCACCATTAATCTTAGTCGTCTAGTCATTAATGTGTCTAGATTATGACCATTAATACCAACTCAATGGTGCCATCAATGATGTGGAAATCTGCGGAGACCATCGTCGTGATCTCTCCTAGATCTTAGTGATTCTGGCATATTATGACTAGTAATCCCAGCTTAGGACATCTCCAATAGTTAAATCTCTCCACCGCCTGCCACCGTCGACAGTTGTCTCCGTCGCCGGTTGCCGATTGCCAGCGGCCGGTGGCGGCCGGCAGAGGAGGCCAACGTCGACGACCGCTGGTTGCCGCAAGCTCCGACAGAGGTGCAGCAGTTATCGGTAGAGGTCACaggatatttttgttattttataataatacaaattacattacttataaaaaataatagacaccaaacaaaagaatgtaatcacccttgtaatcaaatattacatacattatattatCAAActtagtaatgtaatcaagattacattacattataaatttgattatatTACATGATAGATTACATTACACCTAACCAAATGTAGCCTTAAGGTCTTAGGGCATATTCAATGGTTAAActtctcaaataatattttttgttaATTTTCAATATGTCATATGAATAATAGCACATCACAATTATAAGAACCTCTTATTCTCTTtaaatcaaaaatattttctctaaATCAAAAAAACCTtcgtacaatttttttttaggtcttacatatcacatatatttatttatttatttattattatttcatttaatatttctatataatttgtatttaatattttaattaattatgatctttaatttaatttatttttaatttataattaataaatttatgatttttaatttaatttaatttttaatttttatttaatatttattaacttataaattttaatttaattataatgatttgtatatttttttaacttatctcgAATATATTTATTTACAAAAGAAACACTTGAATTATTACTAACAAGCAGGTTTGATTTTTTAAACTtactcataaaaaaaaaaaatcctgaaCCTCATCTACACAATCATAAAAGCTTTTTAGTTGAGGTTTTTCAATATTATAAATCTTTCACGGAGCTTCAATTGGAGATGCTCTTAGGATCCAGCTCTCCTTAACTTCAATGGTTGGCCTAAAGACTTGGAGATTGATCACAAGTATAAGAACCTCTTATTCTCTCTAAATAAAAAATCTTCATACAATTTTTTATGGATTTTACATTACAAATCACAtatgtttatttattattttttatttaatatctctatataatttttatttaatattttaattaattatgatctttaatttaatttattttaaatttataattaataaatttataatttaatttaatatttattaacttataaattttaatttaattataataatttgtATATTGTTTTAACTTATTtcgaatatatttatttataaaagaaACACTTTAATTATTACTAACAATTTATGAAATAAAGTATTATAACTAAATGttacataaaataatttatttttaattattttgaaaggtcaaacatgaaattaaatgttattattaattattaaatctaCCTTTAAAAAAGGTTTGATTTTTTAAACTTACtcgtaaataaaaaaaaaaaaaaaaactcaaacctCATATACATAATTATAAAAGCTTTTTAGTTAAggttttttaattttacaaatcTCAAACTTCAATTGAAGATGCTCTTAGGATCCAGCTTTCTCCTTAACTTCAATGGAACCTCAGTAGTTCACCTCAATGGTATGGAGATCAAGCTCTCATGTGTCTCCCAAACCTCAATGGTTCGCCTAAAGGTTTGGGAATTAAACTTTTTCCATTAGCATCAATGGTTAATCTAAAAACATCCACATCAATTATCATATTCaaagattttatcttaaatttttgaTACGATAGCTAAACAATTTTTACATCAACTATCTTatctattttctaaattttacATTTTGGATAACGAAACTTATATGAATGatctaaaaataaggaaactGATATATAGTGTAGTAAAAAttggatatctaaatttaataaaataatctttttattctaaattatgtattttgaaTAAAAAAGTTGGTATAGATGCTTTAAAGATTTTGGGATTAACCTTCAGATATCTCTCCCTGAGCTTAGTGGTTTGCCTATAGATTTTGGGATTGAGGTTTCTCCCTCAACCTTAGTGGTTCGCTTAAAGGCTATGGGGTTGACTTATGAACATATCTCCCATAACTCAGTGGTTCACCTATTGAGCTCTCATATATCTCCTGCACCTTACTGGTTCTTCTAAATGTCTCGAGATCAAGCTCTCATATCAGTGGTTAGTCTAAAGGTGACTATCTAAAAGCATTGAGATTGAGCTCTCATATCTCTCCTAAACCTCAGTGATTCGCCTTAAGTGTTGGGATAGAGTTTTTCCTCTTAACTTCTTTAGTTTGCTTAAAGGCTTTGGGGTCGACCCACGAACATCTCTCTTATATCTTAGTGGTTCACCTAAAGATCTTGGGATCAAACTCTCACATCTCTCCCAAACCTCAGTGGTTAGCCTAAAGTTCTTAGGTTCGAGATCTTCCCCTTAACCTCAGTGGTTCCCTTAGAGGTTCTAGGTTTGATCTTCGAGCATCTCTATCAGACCTCAATTATTCTCCTAAAGGACTCGGGATCGAACTGTCCCCCCTTGTCTCAATGGTTCACCTAAATgcactgggttgacttttggatATCTCTCTTAGAACTCAATGGTTCGCTTAAAGATCTCAAGATCGAGCTCTCAACCCTTAGCTCAAGTGATTCTCCTAAAGATTTTTAGGTCAACCTGTGAATATCTCTCCTATACCTTAGTTGTTTGCTTAAAGGTCTTGAAAAGGCTCTAGGGTCAACCTTTGGATATCTCTTCCAAACCTCAATAATTCATGTAAAGGTCTTGGGTGGGGATTGAGCTCTCCTCCTTATCTTCACTGGTTTGCATAAAGATCTTGGATCAAGCTCTCCCTTCAGCATAAGTGGATCGGCTATAGGCTCTGAGGTCGACCTCAGTAGTTCATCTAAAGGTCTCGGGATCGAGCTTTTCCCTAAATATTAACGGTTCGCCGAAAGGCTATGGGGTGGACCTTTTACCCTAGATTCGAttgtattaaattaatttaaagaacAATCATTTTCTTTAAGCAAGTTCCAAGTAGAGAGCTGAAATCGGAGAACTACGCATGGAGTATAGAGTTGAGCCTAACTGATGATGTTCACTTGCAGAAGTCTAGAGGTGCCGACTTAGCTCGAGGTGTTAGCCCTTTAGATCAAGATCTTTAGACACATAAGCATTATAACCTAAGTACCTAACCAGATAGGCAACTGACCTAGAATAAGATTGATGTCGTGAGTATCAGAGAATTATTCATTTTATTGTATCTATTTGACTAGAATATATCAAAGTAATTGctagttattttaaaaaaaaaaacataacaatGAAAAATAGATGAAAGATGATTTGAGCAAGGACTTTCAAATAAGTATTTGTTCCTTCACGATTATGAGGGTTACCTGAGCTACTTATTTGCTAGGCAGGAAAACTGCCTCTGCAATGACATGAGTTTTTTTCGCCATTCCTACCCCCACAAGATGATTAAGATATATCCGTCCATCTTTCACAGTTGCCGACGAGGCAATTCGATGCATCGGTCCAATATACCATGCTGTGACGTTTGCTGTCTCCCAACCATCAAAGCTCTCGATCACCCTAGCAGAAGGGGTGCCGGCGATAACCAGTTTATTTGGAGAAATTAACTCCATGCCGTCCCCCATGAGCAATGATCCTCTGACTTGAACGACAGTCACCTCCTCAGTTGTTGTGTTAACTCTAAAAAGATGACCACTGGCAGTGTGTATGACGAGCAAATAACCATCAGGATGATACACGATGCCATTCAGACCCACAATGTTGTAGTACCACTCCTTCCTCTGAGCGAAAAGTTGGCTTCTAATGACGGATATCAACTCACCGTTCAATCCCACCTTCCATATTCTGTTTCCCTTTGCATCAGTAACATAAGCATTTCCATCGTCATCAACAGCTACATCATCAGCATATGAACATTCACCTACACACCAAGCGATATCACATTACATTCCAAATTCAAAATCATAGGATCTCGAAGACTGGTACAAAGGAGATAGATGGAGAATCCAAGTATcaaaaaaacaatatatataccAACCAAATGTATAGCTTACTTGTATTTATGATGCAGATGAAAGAAACTAGTTTcagggttttttttttaatttttttggatTTATAAACCTTGTTATGATTTGGATTTACAGGTAAAAAAATTTGTTTCATAGGAGATGACCAGGCATATCATAATACTAAACTAGAGATTTTCTAAACCAATTATTCCCAGGTAAACacaataaatttaaaagacaTTTATGATCAAAAGGCACCAAATGAAGTGAAATGGGAACTAATAATATAGGTCTGTGTATTGTAGTAAAAGTTGGATACCGCCACCCAGCAGCCCCACACAGCTAACCCCACGATCATCTATGAGGAGGTAAATCAGAAAACTGtagttggatttttttttctttggctTTACCTAAATTCAAACCCTTGCCCATTGTAGCAACTCTACCCCATACTAGCCAACTCAGCCGAGGGCGATATAGGATTGTGTATTGATTTCACATAGTATAGTCAAATACTTTCATCAGGAAAATGACAAATGGTCTCCATTAAATAGCATGATTCAACATGTTTTCAGTCAATTAAACCATCTCTCCCATGTCAGAGAAAAGATCCGACTGAATACATTAATAAGAtctaaaataaaacaaattacAAAATTAAATCATATCTTTGTTCTCCTTGAGTTCAGTAATTAGAGAAGAGAAAATCAAACTTTCTACAACATCAAGTATCTTAAGACACCAATAATTGCTTGGTCTAGTGGTAACGAAATATATCCTCAGAATTTTCAACAAAGGTCAAAATTTAAATCCGTATAAGGGTGCTTATGGCACACCCTCTATAGGAGTTAACAGGGTTTACACCTAAACAATGATCTTAAACCTTACACAATCATACATCAAACTTTACATCCTTACAAGGGTGTTATTGGTAGCAATTTAACCTTGTCATTCGTACCTCAAATGAATGGGACATAAAGAATCTTATGACACACTCTATGAGAGTTCGCAGGATTTATACCTACACAATGATCTTAAACCCTAGGTAACCATACAACCACATTGTTTGAAAATGACGTCTCTATTAAAGTTAGCTAACTcggttttaattaaaatcaaaattaattaaatgttaACACAAATAAGCAAAGAATTTCAGCATTCCTTGCCTTCTACATAACATTCTGGAGACATTTGGTTACTTGTACTATTTCTCAGTGGCAATGCAGTGTGTAGCAATAAATTATCGCTGTTCTTAGCGGTTGCAACAAAGCTACCGGACggaaaataaagacaaacacatTTAATCATCCACCGGAATTATCGTCGCAGGCCGATCCAGAAGCGGAAAAGATTAAAATGggaaaaatgatattatttatggaGAAAAACCTGGACCACTCAGATGGGTGAGGAAGATGCGGGACCACGATTCGAGGTCGTAGGCCGCCACGGAGGAGGAGCGGCACCGGAGAAGGTCGGCGTAGACCACCAGAATCCGGCGCCTCCCGCTGCCACGATCGATGGCCATTCCCAGCGACGCATTCCCGGCGACGTCGGGATCCGACAGCACGGTCCGCTGCGTCAGGGCGCCCCCGACGGCTTGCGGATCTTCAAGGGTTAGCCGGGCGACGCTACCGCCGAGGAAGGTGGAGACGAGGAAGCTGCGGCCGACGGGGTCCCACTTGGCGCACTCGCAGATCCAGTCGGGGGTCTGGAAGGTGAAGCCTGCGGCGGAGCGTTCGAGGGAGGCGATGATTGCGAGGGGGACGGAGGAAAcgaggaggaagatgaggagggCGGGCACCCTTGACAAATGCTCGCCGTCTCCGCTGGGAGGACCTCGGCGGCAACAGCATAGGCGGCGGCGGCCGGATTCCCAGGCCCCCATGAGTGGTTCTGGGTGACGGAGATGAGTGGATAGAGTGAAGCGTCGCTATTAACAAAAAACAAAAGCAAAACCGACGCCGACCGGCTGGCTAATCCTCGCTAGGAATCTGATTAATGAATCGTTACTTCCCCCAATCGTTCACCCGCTTGTTTACCGGCCACCTTCTAGAAGCCCATGAAGTGTATGGCGGACCCCACTTAGCTTCTGACAGGAACCCACTtcctattattatttatttattctaataaTAATTCTTCCATATCTAGTGTACCTTTcatttcattatatatatatatattatatatatatatataatctatttttaaaataattattatttatctaTTAAATTCTGGAAAAAAAAGAGAGGTTTGTTAATTCTCTCCgatgtatatataatataataaaggAGCAAAATCAGGAAATTATGATATttctataaataattatttttatttattaaattcttaAAGAAAACATTGAGTACTTTCATTTTTCTTATATATTCTTAATAAGAAAGTATaccaaataaatattataaaataattattttccagaaatatttattaatctttatttcttaattACTCTGACAAGAAAATAAGACGAATATGAACGGCAAACTAAATAAATCATATGAATTAATTAGGTTAAGACGCTGATTGAATCAGATGAGCCAATTGGTTAGACACATTGAGGCAAGTTGATCGACTTGATGAGCAAGTTAAACTGATAAATTAGGTGGTTGGTTGAACCACTCGAACCGTCAaatgaaaatatatttaaaggAAAATGTATCTTGTTGTAGGATTTCTCAACCAATTATGTGATTATTAATGGTTTCAATTATTTGTACAAAAAGTGTGATCTAAGGAAGTTGAACTTTCCATGACCTTCTTCTTTTCCCTTCATTTCAACAATGGAAATAATGAGAAAAGGTGTCAAAGTAAAAGCTTTTTCCCATCCACTTTTCCTTTGTTCCCTCCGCAGCTAAGACAAGTGTGATGAATTCGAACATGAATTGGAACGGAGCCGAGTCGAGTCGATCTTtaaatatttgagtttgatttatttataattgagccgagtttaaattttatttaacgaatatatacATGTCTCACGAGTTTAtttgaacttttatcgaatctaaacaaaacttaataaatataaattataaatttaaatattaattaaaaactaaattatatatttagataaaattataatattcttattaaaatttataattttattctaataaataaatttaatatatttatctatatatttcataagtagagtgtaaaacctataaattcaatatcaaaactattattttttatttaaaaattgattcatgagcttaacgaatatgttcacgagctaacgagctgaatattgtgaaacttg from Zingiber officinale cultivar Zhangliang chromosome 6B, Zo_v1.1, whole genome shotgun sequence carries:
- the LOC121992448 gene encoding uncharacterized protein LOC121992448; this encodes MGAWESGRRRLCCCRRGPPSGDGEHLSRVPALLIFLLVSSVPLAIIASLERSAAGFTFQTPDWICECAKWDPVGRSFLVSTFLGGSVARLTLEDPQAVGGALTQRTVLSDPDVAGNASLGMAIDRGSGRRRILVVYADLLRCRSSSVAAYDLESWSRIFLTHLSGPGECSYADDVAVDDDGNAYVTDAKGNRIWKVGLNGELISVIRSQLFAQRKEWYYNIVGLNGIVYHPDGYLLVIHTASGHLFRVNTTTEEVTVVQVRGSLLMGDGMELISPNKLVIAGTPSARVIESFDGWETANVTAWYIGPMHRIASSATVKDGRIYLNHLVGVGMAKKTHVIAEAVFLPSK